CATTTTCCGTGAAGCGAACGTGCCTTTACAGGCCGAATTGCGATCCATGGCACAGGAGTACGGCACCATCATGGGTGCTATGAATGTGCAGTGGAAAGGAGAGACCATTACGCTGCCGAAAGCAGGTGCTATCCTTGAAAGTACGGATCGCGATGAGCGCGAAGCCATTTATCGCTTGATCGCTGAGCGTCGTGCTTTGGACACGGTTAAACTCGATGAGCTGTTCACCGCAATGGTGAAGAAACGTCAGCAAGTTGCGGTCAACGCCGGCTTCGATAATTTCCGTGACTATATGTATAGCGCTCTGGGGCGCTTCGATCACACTCCCGCAGATGCTGTTGCGTTCCATGAAAGCGTTGAAAAGGAAGTGGTGCCTGTTATGGACCGCTTGGCAAAAGAGCGTAAGACCGCTTTGGGTGTTGCGTCATTGCGCCCTTGGGACCTTGCTGTCGACCCATTGGGTAGAGCACCTTTACGGCCATTCGATTCACCGGATGAATTGGCGGATCTCGCTATTTCAGTGTTTGAGGAATTGGATCCGTACTTCGCCGATTGCTTGCGTGAGATGCGCACCATGGGACGTTTGGACCTTGGATCGCGGGATGGAAAGGCGCCGGGTGGCTACAATTATCCGCTCTACGAAACAGGTCCGCCGTTCATCTTCATGAATGCAGTTGGCACCACCAGTGATGTGATCACCATGGTGCATGAAGGGGGGCATGCAGTGCATTCGTTCCTAACGCATCCGTTGCCAATTACCGGGTTCAAGAACTTCCCAAGTGAAGTGGCCGAGTTGGCAAGTATGAGCATGGAGTTGCTCACCATGGAGCATTGGCACCTTATTTATACCGATCCGGAAGAGCTGCGCCGTGCGAAACGTGATCAATTGGAACGCGTTCTTTCGATCCTGCCGTGGGTGGCAACAGTGGATGCTTTTCAACATGCGATCTATACACATCCCGAATGGACCATCAAGGAACGGTCAAAGGCTTGGGTGGAGATCCATCAGCGCTTTGGCGGCGACGTTGTCGATTGGAGTGGGCTTGATAAAGTACGCGCTACACTTTGGCATAAACAGCTCCATATTTTCGAAGGACCGTTCTACTACATCGAGTACGCCATTGCCCAATTGGGAGCTATCGGTGTATGGCGCAACTACAAAAAGAACCCTACTGAAGCGTTGCACATGTATACCGATGCGCTGAAACTCGGCTATACCCGAACGTTGCCGGAGATCTACGCTAAGGCCGGTATTTCTTTCGACCTATCCGTATCCAACGTCCACGAACTGATCACGTTCGTTCGAGAAGAGCTGGATCGTTTATAATGGTATCCGGTCAGGATCCATTCCACGATATCAAGAGTAGGGGTAAGTGAGTTGGCGACCAGCGGCGTTTCGCCCTAGATTTGCAAGCATACACTTCTTACATCTTATCTATGCTACAACGTTATTCTTCCATTTCCCGTGTTCTGATCTTAGCCCTGTTGGTGGGAACTGTTGCCTTGTTCGTTGCTTGGAAAGATGGCAGGTTACCAGAAGCGAAAGCATACCATAGCGCGGCGGAATTGAAGGACTATCGTGATGCAGGGCTACCTCTATCTGAAGCAACGAACCACTATTTCGCGGCAAGTGGAAAATGTAGTGGTTGTCACGGAAAGGACATCGTGAATAATTATGCAGGAGTGGATGAGGACGGTGTTGATGTGAACGTTGCTGATGATTGGCGCAGTACCATGATGGCCAACGCGGCACATGATCCATTCTGGCGTGCGAAGGTCAGTCATGAAGTAACTGTGAACCCAGCACATAAAGAAGAATTGGAGGATAAATGCACGAGCTGTCATGCTCCAATGGGCCGCTATGATGAGTTTTTCAGGACGGGGGGACATTATACCATGGATACCTTGGCCACGGATTCAATGGGACTTGATGGGGTGAGCTGCTTGGCTTGCCACATGCAAAGTCCTGATAGTATCGGACTTCACTTTTCAGGTAAGATCCTATTCGATACGAACCGCGTAGCCTATGGTCCGTATCTGGAGGTATTCGGTGCGCCAATGACCAGCTTCGTTGGATACGATCCTATGTATGGTGCCCATATTAATGATGCTGGTCTATGTGCAGGTTGCCACACGTTGCTTACTGAGACAGCGGATCTTTCCGGTGCGCTTACGGGTGATGAATTCGTGGAGCAGGCTACGTACCATGAGTGGGTGAATTCGATCTATGATACCGATGCCAATCCAGAGGGTGGAATAACGTGCCAGGGTTGCCACGTTCCGCGAATTGATGATGCCGTTGTGATCTCTGCGAACTACCTCTTTCTGCAAGGCAAAAGCCCATTTGGTCTCCACCATTTTGCCGGTGCGAATACATTCATGTTGGGTCTTCTCCGGGACAATAGCGCAGCACTGGGTCTCACAGCAAGTACGACACAATTCGACAGCACCATCGCACGGTCGGATAACATGTTGAAGCAAAAGTCGGCCCTTCTGGACCTGAACGTGATCTCGCGTGATGCCGATACTGCATTCATTGATCTCACATTGACCAACCTGGCTGGACATAAATTTCCATCGGGTTATCCTGCGCGAAGAGCTTTTGTGGAAATAATCGTATTAAGTGCCGAAAATGATACGCTTTTCCACAGTGGCGGATGGAATAGCGATTACGAGGTCATGGGGCACGATGCTAGTTGGGAACCCCATCATGATGTGATCACTTCGCCAGACCAGGCACAGATCTACGAAATGGTCATGGGTGATGTGAACGGTAATAAGACCACGGTCCTTGAACGAGCTAAAGAACCGTTGAAGGACAATCGTTTGACCCCTATCGGATTCACCACATCGAATTACGCGTATGATACTGTTCTGATCGCAGGTGTTCCCGTTACTGATATTGACTTCAATAAAAGTAGTACGGGTGTGGAGGGTAGCGGAACGGATAAGGTGCATTACCACGTGCCTATGAATGGGCACACAGGGCTTATCCGGGTAGTTTCGAACTTGTGGTACCAGAGTGCGCCGCCGCGTTGGATGGAAGAGATGTTCGCGTTCAACACAAATGATATCGATACGTTCAGGGACATGTATGAAGCGGCAGACCCCTCTCCTGTGCTCGTGAAGGACGTCGAGGTCATCGATCAGACCATTGCCGTAGATGATCTGCGGGAACTCGGTGTGCGGATCTTTCCTAATCCGGTCAATAACGGTTTGTTACAGATCGAAGGTATTACCGATAAGGTGAATTCCATCGATGTGTTCGATATGAGCGGGGCACGAGTGGCCGGGCATATACCGAATGGTTCAGGTAAATGGCAGTTGCAGTTGTCTGAGCGGACCGGCACATACCTTGTGATCGTGAGTACGGATACGCGTAAATATGTTGAACGCGTAGTGGTTCTGTAATCCACCCCAAGTATAGATCGGCCTAGGTCGAATAACCGACTTTTCGTTAACATTGACCTATGATCAAACGCTCGCTCGTTGCAGTTGTTCTTTCAGCAACTTCCATTCTTCATCTTTCTGCACAGGATATCGTGGTCCAGTCCATTATCGATGCATTGCAGATCGATTCCATGATCCATTATGTGGAAGAGATCAGCGGTGAAACACCGATCGATATCGGGAATGGTCCCGAGCTGATCGTGAATCGGAACAAATTCAATCCAGGTAATGCCGTGGCACAGGCGTATTTGGAACAGAAGCTGACCCAATTCGGCTATACACCCACGGTCCAAACGTTCAGCGCAACGGGTGGCAACGTGGTAGCTACGAAGGTAGGTAGTCTATATCCTGACGAGTACGTAGTTCTATGCGCGCATTTCGATGCGCTACCAGCAGGTACGGGACCGGCGCCAGCTGCGGATGACGACGGCAGTGGCACAGGCGCATTATTGGAAGCTGCTCGCGTACTGCATGATATCCCCTTCGCGTATTCCATCGTATTCGGATTTTGGGACGAAGAGGAACAGGGCTTGGTAGGCAGTGCCTTTTGGGCAGGCTCACAAGCCGCGAACGATGTAGTGATCAAGGGTGTCGTGAACATGGATGCGATCGCCTATGATGGCAATGCAGATCGCAAGGCACGCGTACACGTACGACCGATCGCTAATTCATTGGACATTTCTGATACCGTGGTTGCGGTGCTGGACCGGTATAATTTCGATATCGACCTGATCGTGACCAACCCAGGAGCGACGTACAGCGATCATGCGTCGTTCTGGAATGAAGGATATGGCGCGGTGTTGATGATCGAAGAGTTCACCAATGATGGTAATCCGACCTACCACACACAGAATGATCGCGTGGAATTCTTCGATGTTCCCTATTACGAAGAGCTTGCGAAACTTTCCATCGCGTCGTTCGCAATACTGGCTATTCCATACGGTCTTCCTACAGCAGTAAGTGAAATTGCTGTTTCGAAGCCTACGTTGTTTGCTTTCCCGAATCCTGCCTCAGTAGATGCTCAGTTGTGGCTTGATGTTCCTGTTAGTGATCGGTATTCGATCCGACTTGTGGATGCATTGGGCAAGGAGGTAGCGTTGTTGCACGATGGCGTTCTGGCACAGGGCAAACATGTGATCCAGCTTCCGATGGCATCTGTGGCACCGGGTACCTATTCCGTTCAGGCCAGACCAGAGAACGGGAAAGCGATCAACCTGCGTGTGATGCGCGCGTTCTGATCACTGCTTCGCGAACGCGTGAGCTGACTTTTTCCCAGCAATGTGCGTTAGGATCAATAGGTAATTTCCTGCTGATAATTCGTGTACATCAAGCTCGAACGAAGAAGTTCCGCTGACGTTTTCGGACAACACGATCCGGCCATCGAGTGCCATTATTGCGACCGCTTCAACCTCCGCTAAAGGTGTTGAAATGTTCAGCATCGTTTCCACTGGAACTGGGAAAATATGTACATCAAGATCATTCGTGAACGCATTGATGCCGTTAGGATCCAACACGGTAATTGTTCCGAATTGTGTTGCACTATGTCCTGTTTGCGTGCAGTGATATTGGTAGAACCCAGGGATCGTGAATGCGGTTGAATATGTCCAAGTTCCCTGTGCCGGTTCGCCGGATGTGAACCCTTCCGGATTGTCCGGATAGAGCGCCGTTGTTCCAGCGACATTGTGCCAACCATTCACCTGATGCCATTCAACGCTATCGCCCAGGTCAATCGTAAGGAACTGAGGCTGGTAGTAGGGTGCAGGCCCACTCAGCATGTTCCC
The nucleotide sequence above comes from Flavobacteriales bacterium. Encoded proteins:
- a CDS encoding M3 family oligoendopeptidase, whose amino-acid sequence is MTPVTSAARTFLPVALRIEDWNSVATYFKELHERSITSRHELERWLKDLSELDAALSEEGAWRYIRMTSDTRDDAVSKRYNAFVSEVLPEVEQWTDKLQRKLMADPHVEGLNGEGYPVYLRGIREQLRIFREANVPLQAELRSMAQEYGTIMGAMNVQWKGETITLPKAGAILESTDRDEREAIYRLIAERRALDTVKLDELFTAMVKKRQQVAVNAGFDNFRDYMYSALGRFDHTPADAVAFHESVEKEVVPVMDRLAKERKTALGVASLRPWDLAVDPLGRAPLRPFDSPDELADLAISVFEELDPYFADCLREMRTMGRLDLGSRDGKAPGGYNYPLYETGPPFIFMNAVGTTSDVITMVHEGGHAVHSFLTHPLPITGFKNFPSEVAELASMSMELLTMEHWHLIYTDPEELRRAKRDQLERVLSILPWVATVDAFQHAIYTHPEWTIKERSKAWVEIHQRFGGDVVDWSGLDKVRATLWHKQLHIFEGPFYYIEYAIAQLGAIGVWRNYKKNPTEALHMYTDALKLGYTRTLPEIYAKAGISFDLSVSNVHELITFVREELDRL
- a CDS encoding T9SS type A sorting domain-containing protein, with protein sequence MLQRYSSISRVLILALLVGTVALFVAWKDGRLPEAKAYHSAAELKDYRDAGLPLSEATNHYFAASGKCSGCHGKDIVNNYAGVDEDGVDVNVADDWRSTMMANAAHDPFWRAKVSHEVTVNPAHKEELEDKCTSCHAPMGRYDEFFRTGGHYTMDTLATDSMGLDGVSCLACHMQSPDSIGLHFSGKILFDTNRVAYGPYLEVFGAPMTSFVGYDPMYGAHINDAGLCAGCHTLLTETADLSGALTGDEFVEQATYHEWVNSIYDTDANPEGGITCQGCHVPRIDDAVVISANYLFLQGKSPFGLHHFAGANTFMLGLLRDNSAALGLTASTTQFDSTIARSDNMLKQKSALLDLNVISRDADTAFIDLTLTNLAGHKFPSGYPARRAFVEIIVLSAENDTLFHSGGWNSDYEVMGHDASWEPHHDVITSPDQAQIYEMVMGDVNGNKTTVLERAKEPLKDNRLTPIGFTTSNYAYDTVLIAGVPVTDIDFNKSSTGVEGSGTDKVHYHVPMNGHTGLIRVVSNLWYQSAPPRWMEEMFAFNTNDIDTFRDMYEAADPSPVLVKDVEVIDQTIAVDDLRELGVRIFPNPVNNGLLQIEGITDKVNSIDVFDMSGARVAGHIPNGSGKWQLQLSERTGTYLVIVSTDTRKYVERVVVL
- a CDS encoding Zn-dependent exopeptidase M28, with protein sequence MIKRSLVAVVLSATSILHLSAQDIVVQSIIDALQIDSMIHYVEEISGETPIDIGNGPELIVNRNKFNPGNAVAQAYLEQKLTQFGYTPTVQTFSATGGNVVATKVGSLYPDEYVVLCAHFDALPAGTGPAPAADDDGSGTGALLEAARVLHDIPFAYSIVFGFWDEEEQGLVGSAFWAGSQAANDVVIKGVVNMDAIAYDGNADRKARVHVRPIANSLDISDTVVAVLDRYNFDIDLIVTNPGATYSDHASFWNEGYGAVLMIEEFTNDGNPTYHTQNDRVEFFDVPYYEELAKLSIASFAILAIPYGLPTAVSEIAVSKPTLFAFPNPASVDAQLWLDVPVSDRYSIRLVDALGKEVALLHDGVLAQGKHVIQLPMASVAPGTYSVQARPENGKAINLRVMRAF
- a CDS encoding T9SS type A sorting domain-containing protein, with product MQQVMNYALALACLLPITLVGQTTYQVEVGGNMLSGPAPYYQPQFLTIDLGDSVEWHQVNGWHNVAGTTALYPDNPEGFTSGEPAQGTWTYSTAFTIPGFYQYHCTQTGHSATQFGTITVLDPNGINAFTNDLDVHIFPVPVETMLNISTPLAEVEAVAIMALDGRIVLSENVSGTSSFELDVHELSAGNYLLILTHIAGKKSAHAFAKQ